The following is a genomic window from Campylobacter lari subsp. lari.
ACGCAGATGTAAATTCAGAAGGTAAGATTGTAAAAATTACTCCTCAAAAATCCGATAAACATCCTTCTATTATTACTGATGCAATTATTGATAGAACATATTCAGATACTAGAGTAAAGTATCCTTGTGTTAGAAAAAGTTTTTTAGAAGGTAAAAAAAAGCCTAAACTAAGAGGCAAAGAGCCTTTTGTAAGAGTGAGCTGGGAAAAAGCTTTAGAACTTGTATTGCAAAAATTACAAGAAACACCAATTGAAAATTTATTCAACGCTAGTTATGGTGCTTGGGGGCATGTAGGCTTATTGCATAATTGTAATTCAGTAGCAGGAAGATTTTTTAATACTGCTTTAGGCGGTCACATAGGAACCGATGGGGAGTATAGCAATGGAGCTGCTGGTAAAGTAAATGCTAGTATAATAGGGGATTTAGAAGTTTATTCTTTACAAACTTCTCATGAGGTTATTTTGGAAAATACCCAAGTTTATGTTTTATGGGGAGCTGATCTTTATAAATGCAACCAAATTGACTTTAAAGTTGCAAATCGTGGAAATGATGAGTATTATAAAAAATACAGCAAATCAAATATCAAATTTATTAGCATTGATCCTCAATACACTCAAACTGCAGAGATTTTAAATGCCCAGTGGATTAAAATTCGTCCAAATACCGATGTAGCTTTAATGCTTGGTATGATGAATTATTTATATAAAAGTGGAAAATACGATAAAAAATTCATTGAAAAATATACTGATGGTTTTGACAAATTCTTACCTTATTTGCTTGGAAAAACTGATGGTATTGATAAAACTCCAGCTTGGGCTGCAATTATCACTGGTGTTGAAGAAAAAGTTATCACAAGCTTAGCAGATACTTTTGTAAAAAATAGAACCTTCTTAGCAGGTAACTGGGCTATGCAAAGAGCGCACCATGGCGAACAAGCTGATTGGACTTTAATGGTTTTAGCTTCTATGATAGGTCAAGTGGGTTTGCCTGGTGGCGGATTTGGTTTTTCAATGCATTATTCAGGTGGTGGACAAGCATTTTCAGGTGTAAGATTACCAGTAGGCTTACCACAAGGTAAAAATAATCTTGACACCAATATCCCTGCAAGTAGAATTTCAGAAGCAATATTAAATCCAGGTAAAACAGTTAAATTTAAAGGTAAAGAAATCACCTATCCAAAAATCAAACTTATGTATGTAGTAGGTGCTTCTGTATTAGGTCATCATCCAGATACAAATGAACTTATCAAAGCACTAAGAACTCTTGATACACTAATCGTGCATGAGCCTTGGTGGACTTCTATGGCAAAAATGGCTGACATTGTATTACCATCAACAACTACCTTAGAAAGAGATGATATTAGTTTTGGTGGTTCTTATTCTCAAGATTATGTTTATGCTATGAAAAAAGTAATTGAGCCTTATTTTGAAAGTAGAAATGATTATGATATTTTTGAAGAATTAGCAAAAAGAATAGGTGAAAGAGAGCATAAAAAATTCACCGGAAATAAAACAAAAGAGCAGTGGCTTGAAGGATTTTATGGCAGAAGTGATTGTCCTTATTATATGGAATTTGCTGATTTTTGGAAACAAGGATTTATTCATTTTGAAGCTCCAAAAGAAGCTTATAGCTTTGTAAGACACTCTGAATTTAGAGCCGATCCTATAGCAAATAAACTTGCAACAGAAAGTGGAAAAATTCAAATTTATTCACCAAAATTTGAAAAATATAATTTAGAAGATTTTAAAGCACATCCGACTTGGTTTGAACCAGCTGAGTGGTTAGGTAATGAAAAATTAGTTAAAAAATATCCTTTCCATTTGTTAAGTCCACATCCAAGATATAGAGTGCATTCTCAGCTTGATAATACTTGGGTGAGAGATTTGTATAAAATTCAAGGTAGAGAGCCTGTGGTGATTAATACAAATGATGCTAAAAAACTTGGCATTACACACGGAGAAGTTGTAGAAGTATATAATGATCGTGGATCACTTTTAGCAGGGGCTTTTGTAACAGATAATATCATGGAAGGGGTTATTAGTATCCAAGAGGGTGCTTGGTATGACCCTGAAGATGTAAGCGATAGCAAGCCAAGATGTAATGCAGGTCATGTAAATGTTTTAACAAGCTCAAGACCAACTTCAACTATGGCTCAAGCAACTAGCGTAAATACTTGTCTAGTGGGTATTAAAAAGCTAAAAGAAGTTATAAAACCTTATAATTCAACTACACCGCCAGAAATTATAGGAGCTTAATAATGAAGAAAATTATATTAGTATTGACTTTTTTAGCTAGTGCTTTATTTGCTAAAGATATGTTTATTTTTAATGAAAAAGTAGATCTTTTAGATAGTGCTAACAAAAAAGTGGTAGGACAAATTTATGAAGGCTCTAAAGTAGAGCTTATAAAAGAAGAGGGTGGGTACTCTTTGATTAAAGTTAAAGGTGAGGTTGTGGAGTCAAATCCAAAAAGCCTTGCTTATACAAAAGATGGAATTTATCTTTTGCTTACTTTAGATGCTAAAAATGCAAGCAATGAAATGGAATTTTTAGTTGAAAGTAAAGATTTAACCGATCAAGAAATTCTTGCTTGGGATGAGATAGAATTAACTTATTATGATACTTGTACAAGTTGTCATGCAGCGCATAAGCCAAAAGAACATTTAATGGAAGAATGGGATGCATACTTGTCTGCTATGCAAGGTTTTGCAAAAATTACTGATGCAGAAAAAGATAGAATTTTAAGATTTTTACAATCTCACGCAAGTAATGGTCCTGTAAAACTTGACTAATCAAAAATGAAAAGGTATTTACTAGCCGTTTTATTTTTTGATTTTTGTGCTTTATTGTATGGCATAAGCACTTTATCTATAAGCTACAATGAAGCGCAAATTTATTTTTATGATCATAGCTTAATTGCTATGATCGCTAGATTTGGCACTACTCTTTTTGGTCAAAATGATTTTGGGTTAAGATTTCCTTTTGTTTTATTACATTCTTTAAGCTGTATTTTATTATACATTTTAGCTTTAAAATACACCAAAACTTCTTTTGATGCCTTTATTTCTGTTGTGCTTTTTATATTGCTTCCTGGTAGTGTAGCTAGCGCTTTATTGCTTAATGAATCATCTATTGTAATATTTTTTACACTTTTAATTTTAGTATTATTTGAACATAAGAAAATATTTTTATTTTATATTTTATTGGTTTTAGTTCTTTTTATAGATGGAAATTTTGCAATTTTGTACTTATCTTTTTTCTTTTATGCTATTTATAAAAAAGATAAATTACTTATTATATGTTCTTTGATTTTATTTGCTATTGCAATGAGTGTTTATGGATTTGATGCAAGTGGAAAGCCTAAGGGGTATTTTTTGGATACTTTGGGTATTTTTGCAGCTTGTTTTTCACCTTTGATTTTTCTTTATTTTTTTTATGTTGTTTATAGAATTCTTTTGCAAGATGATAAACCGCTTTTATGGTTTATTAGTGCGACTACTTTTGTTTTTTGTTTGATTTTTTCTATAAGACAAAGGCTTTTTTTAGAAGATTTTTTACCTTTTTGTGTGGTTTGTACGCCTTTGTTGATTCGTTATTTAATGTCTTCTTATCGCTCAAGAATACCACAATTGCGTCTAAAACATAAAATTTTTATAGAATGTTCTTTGGTGTTTTTATTATTTTTTTATCTTGGTATTATTTTTAATCAAAGTTTTTATTATTTATTAAAAGATCCAAAAAAACATTTTGCATATGATTATCATATAGCTAAAGAATTAGCTCTAAATTTAAAACAACACAATCTCACGCATATTGCTACACAAGATAAAGAACTAGCATTAAGACTTAAATTTTATGGTATTTCTAAGGGCAAACTAGAGCTTCATTCTAGTAAAAAAGCTAGTAAGATTTTCATTAATTTAGGTAAACATAAAATTTATTATTCTATAAAATGAAACAGGCATTTACTTTAATAGAACTAGTTTTTGTTTGTATTATATTATCCTTATTATTTTCTATGGCTTATATTTATTATAAACCTGATTATTTGCGTTTGGGAGCTGAGCAAGTTTTAAATGATATTAAATACACAAGACATTTGGCTTTAATGCAAAATGATTTTAGAGTTAAAGAATTTAACATTGCTAAACGAGAGTGGTTTAAGGCTAAATGGCAACTGTATTTTATACGCTCAAAATCCGCTACCAATAATGAACAAACCTATACCATTTTTTTAGATAAAAATGGTGATGGAAATGCAAATATAGGTAAAAATATGATTAATAAAGACAGAGAAATAGCTGTTGATCTTATCAATCCAGATATATTAATGAACTCAGGTCAAAGTGGAGTAATAAATCAAAATGATTTCAAAGCAAATTTAAAATACAATATAGAAAAAACCTATGGTATATCTAAGGTTCTATTTGAAGGTGCTTGTAAAGGAAGTACGCGTTTAGTTTTTGATGATTATGGTCGTTTATATACACCTTTAAAAAATGCTACACGCGTTTATGATAAACTTACTTCTTTTAATAATGATTGTATTATAAGATTATCTAATGACCAAAATGAGCATATTTGCATTGTTATAAGTCCCATTAGTGGCTATGCTTACATCCCTAAATTTTCTTCAAATAAATCACAAAATATTATACTTAATAATAAAAATACCTATTGCCATACTTTATAAGATGTATTGATAATATATCACCCTGCCCAGTTTCCAAACATTAACTATCAAAGAGCATAATTACATCTGTAAAAGCAAACATTCATAGATAACTCCTTAGTTTTTAAAGATCTAGTTTTTACTAGATCTTTAAAGATATTTAGTTTTAAATATGAATGAGATTATTTATAGAATATAAAATTAGGAATAAAATTAAATTATAATTTTAAAAATTTAATATAATATAGTTTGATTATCTAAACTATAATCATTATATACTAATAATTTATAGTACAACAACATACTATAACTTCAAATATATCCCAATAAATACATATATTTTTATTTACTTTAAG
Proteins encoded in this region:
- a CDS encoding glycosyltransferase family 39 protein, whose translation is MKRYLLAVLFFDFCALLYGISTLSISYNEAQIYFYDHSLIAMIARFGTTLFGQNDFGLRFPFVLLHSLSCILLYILALKYTKTSFDAFISVVLFILLPGSVASALLLNESSIVIFFTLLILVLFEHKKIFLFYILLVLVLFIDGNFAILYLSFFFYAIYKKDKLLIICSLILFAIAMSVYGFDASGKPKGYFLDTLGIFAACFSPLIFLYFFYVVYRILLQDDKPLLWFISATTFVFCLIFSIRQRLFLEDFLPFCVVCTPLLIRYLMSSYRSRIPQLRLKHKIFIECSLVFLLFFYLGIIFNQSFYYLLKDPKKHFAYDYHIAKELALNLKQHNLTHIATQDKELALRLKFYGISKGKLELHSSKKASKIFINLGKHKIYYSIK
- a CDS encoding molybdopterin-dependent oxidoreductase — its product is MSLTRRKFLKGLAASSAIASVNPLLAASEGTKFYDVKKIPHATHFGAFYADVNSEGKIVKITPQKSDKHPSIITDAIIDRTYSDTRVKYPCVRKSFLEGKKKPKLRGKEPFVRVSWEKALELVLQKLQETPIENLFNASYGAWGHVGLLHNCNSVAGRFFNTALGGHIGTDGEYSNGAAGKVNASIIGDLEVYSLQTSHEVILENTQVYVLWGADLYKCNQIDFKVANRGNDEYYKKYSKSNIKFISIDPQYTQTAEILNAQWIKIRPNTDVALMLGMMNYLYKSGKYDKKFIEKYTDGFDKFLPYLLGKTDGIDKTPAWAAIITGVEEKVITSLADTFVKNRTFLAGNWAMQRAHHGEQADWTLMVLASMIGQVGLPGGGFGFSMHYSGGGQAFSGVRLPVGLPQGKNNLDTNIPASRISEAILNPGKTVKFKGKEITYPKIKLMYVVGASVLGHHPDTNELIKALRTLDTLIVHEPWWTSMAKMADIVLPSTTTLERDDISFGGSYSQDYVYAMKKVIEPYFESRNDYDIFEELAKRIGEREHKKFTGNKTKEQWLEGFYGRSDCPYYMEFADFWKQGFIHFEAPKEAYSFVRHSEFRADPIANKLATESGKIQIYSPKFEKYNLEDFKAHPTWFEPAEWLGNEKLVKKYPFHLLSPHPRYRVHSQLDNTWVRDLYKIQGREPVVINTNDAKKLGITHGEVVEVYNDRGSLLAGAFVTDNIMEGVISIQEGAWYDPEDVSDSKPRCNAGHVNVLTSSRPTSTMAQATSVNTCLVGIKKLKEVIKPYNSTTPPEIIGA
- a CDS encoding pilus assembly FimT family protein, whose translation is MKQAFTLIELVFVCIILSLLFSMAYIYYKPDYLRLGAEQVLNDIKYTRHLALMQNDFRVKEFNIAKREWFKAKWQLYFIRSKSATNNEQTYTIFLDKNGDGNANIGKNMINKDREIAVDLINPDILMNSGQSGVINQNDFKANLKYNIEKTYGISKVLFEGACKGSTRLVFDDYGRLYTPLKNATRVYDKLTSFNNDCIIRLSNDQNEHICIVISPISGYAYIPKFSSNKSQNIILNNKNTYCHTL